The sequence GCTGCGGGCGGTGCGTCCGCGCTGCCGGGTGCCTGTGCAGGCCCCGAGGTCTCTCCGGACGCCGTGGAGACGGACGCCGAGGAGGCCTCGCCGGTGAGCACCTCGAGCAGCCACAGCCCGTGCTCCTTGAGCAGATTGCAGCGGACGCAGAGCCCCTGCCCGTTCGCGTAGCTGGTCGGGCCGCCGCGGTGGTAGGGCACGACGTGATCGCTGTGCCGGATCCGCGCGTTGCACCAGGGGGTGCGGCAGGTGGAATCCCGCCACCGGATCATCCGGGCCAGCCCGGCCGGGAAGGCGCGCGCCCGTGACTCCATCCCGACCAGATCGCCGGTGCGGGGGTTGACGTAGAGGCGGCGGAAGAAGGCGGAGACCTCCTCATCGGGATGGTCGCCCTCGTCATGGCGCAGATGGCCGGGCGGTCTGCCCAGGAGCGTGTCCCGGACGATGTGCGCGGGAATGCTGCCGTAGCCCTCCAGATGGGCGCTCTCGGCCTCGTCGTCGCGGTCGAAAAGGGCCCTCTCGGTGATGACGATGCCGATCTCGATCCCCGGCGTGGTCCGCGGCCGTCGGGGAGGCTCCGAGGGTGCGGTCGCTTCCAGCTCCTCTGCTGGGACGATGCCCTCGAAGGCGTCCGGAGCGCTCGCGGCGCTCGAGGTGCGTGCTGCATCCTCTGTGCTCATCGCCTCGGCGGCAGGTGCCGTGCCCGAGGAGGCTGTGCCCTCGCGCCGGGCGAGGACGGCGTCGACCAGCAGATCGGCCTCGAGCGCGGGCACCGAGGTCTTCGCCCCGGCGGCGCGCAGCGATTCGGCCTCGGCCTGCAGCGCCGACATCATGCCCACGGCGTCGATCCCGCGCAGCACGGCGCTCACGCGGGCCATCCCGTCGGCCAGCGGCGTCATGCTCAGGTGTCGGCCCCTCGCCGCGCGCTCCGCACGCTCACGGGAGGTCTCCGGCTCGAGCCGCTGGACCATCTCGTCGATGTTCGAGCGCAGGCGCTTGTGCCCTTTCCCGTGCAGGGTGAGGGGAGAGACGCGGATGAGCTCGTCGATGCGCCGGCAGGTCTCCGGCGATGCCGTGGACAGCGCACCCGCGACCGTCGAGGCCTGCTGTGCCGTCACCGCGCCCTCCCACAGCGCATCGACCGTGCCCGGCATGTGCTGCACGAGCCGCCGCGCGGAGGCGAGGGAGAAGGAGGAGGCGGCGGGGGAGACACGACGAGCCAGGGCGATCTCGTTGTTCGCGCCCCTGCCCTGCGCCGCGGCGGGCACGCCGCGCTGCTCGTCCGCGCGGCGGATCCGCTGCTCGGCGGTGACCTGCCAGGCGGCGTCCATCGCGGAGAGCGAGGAGCGGAGATGATCGAGCCCCGCGAGCACGGAGAGGGCCTCCTGCGGGGATCCGGGTGCGGTCTCCGGCAGCGGATCCCGCACCGAGCCGGTGCGGGTGAAGGCGGTGAGGGTGGCTGTGAGGAGCTGGGCGAGGACCACGCGCGCGGCTGCGCTGGCCTCGATCTCGGTGAGGGTGGAGGCGACCGTGTCCAGCACGTCCACCGGCCGCGCGGCGGCGTCCCGGCGGGGGTCGTCACCACCGGGGCGGGGTCCGTCGCTGTTCGTCGCATCCATACCTCAATCGTATGGAAGTTCGAAACCCGCAACCAGGCCCCCGCAGTTTCTGTGGATAACCTTCCGGCCGCCACCAGAAATGTGGAAACACCTGTGGAGAAATGTGCTCGGTGGAGGAAAGGTCGCGGCAGATCACGCCCCTCCGTCCGTCAGGTCTCGACCTCCACCGCCGCTCAGCGGCCGAGCAGCGTGAGCACCGCCGTCACCCGGCGATGCACGCTCGCGTCCTCGCTGAGCCCGAGCTTCGCGAACAGGCGCTGAGTGTGCTTCTCCACCGCGCCCCCGCTGATGAACAGCCGCTGCGAGATCCCGGCATTCGTCAGGCCCTCGCCCATCAGCTCGAGCACCTCGCGTTCGCGCGGGGTGAGCTCGTCCAGCGGGGTGCGCCGGCGGGAGGCGATCACCTGGCCCACGACGTCCGGATCGATCGCGACCCCGCCGGCCGCCACCCGCTCGATGGATTCGAGGAAGGCGCTGATGTCGAACACCCGGTCCTTGAGCAGGTACCCCGTGGACCGTTCCCCGGATTCGATGAGCTCGGTCGCGTACCCCACCACCACGTACTGGCTGAGCAGCACGATCGGCGCCTCCGGCCACTCCCGGCGGATCTCCTGGGCGGCGCGCAGCCCCTCGTCGGTGTGGCTGGGCGGCATGCGGATGTCGGAGATGATGAGGTCCGGCCGCAGCTCGAGCGCACGGACCATCAGCTCGGTGCCCGTCGCGGCGGTGCCCGCCACCTCGTGGTCGTTGTCCTCGAGCACGAGCCGGAGCCCCTCGCGGATCAGCGCGGAATCATCGGCGATCAGGACCCGCACGGGATCACCGCCTCGACCCGCGTGCCCTGCTCCGTCGGAGAGGTCACCGTGAGGCGACCCTCCAGGGAGGCGACCCGGCCGGCCAGCCCGGCCAGCCCGCCGCCGGTGCGCATCTCGGCGCCGCCGCGCCCGTCGTCCTCGATCCTCACCCGGGCATCATCGCCGATCCGCGCCACCTCCACGACCACCGACCCGGCGTCGGAGTGTTTGGCCGCATTGGTCAGCGACTCGGAGACGACGTAGTAGATCCCGATCTCGACGTGCTCGGGCAGGTCGAGGGCGGGGCACTCGATGCTGGTGGGGAGCGGCGAGATCGCGGCCAGCTCGGTGAGCGCGGCGGCGAGGCCGCGATCGACAAGGATCGGCGGCGCGATGCCCCGGGAGAGCCGGCGCAGGTCGTCCAGGGTGAGTCCCAGCTGTTCGCGGGTCTCGCGCAGCACGGCCTGCGCCTTCTCGGGATCCTTCACCGCGAGCGCCTCCACCCGGGCGAGATCCATCGAGGCGCGCACCAGGCGCTGCTGCGGTCCGTCGTGCAGGTCGCGCTCGAGGCGTCGCAGGGCGGCGGATTCGGCGGAGCGGCCGGCGGCGCGCGACTCCTCGGTGCGCAGCAGGCGCTGCTGCTCCTGGTGGCGCGAGCTCAGCAGACCGCGCGCCACCCCCTGATGCAGGGCCGTGAGCCCGCGCACCACCGGGCCGAGGGTCAGCAGGAACACCAGCCCGATGGCGAACTGCAGGAGCAGATCCGCCGGGAGCGCGTACTGCTCCGGCACGCCCAGCAGCGTGCCGAGGCCGTCGCCCTGCACGTCGGGCAGCACCCGGTCCAGCACGAGCGTCGCCAGCGGTGCGCCGATCGTGGCGATCGCGCCGAGGGTCCAGGCGAGCGCCAGCGGGAAGGTGACCATGGCCAGCAGGAAGTTGACCAGCACCCACAGCGAATCCAGCCATTTCTGGGGATCGGTGAGCGGGGTGAGCAGGCGACGGATCCGGCCGGCGCCCGACGGGGCGCGCACCGGCTCCGGGGTGGGCAGCTCGGTGCCGAGGACGGCGCGCTGCAGCGCCCGCTCGGCTCCCGCGAAGCCGTGGGCCACGTGCACGCCGGCCACGAGGATCGGCAGGCCCACCCAGACGACGACGGAGGAGACGCCCGCCGCGAGCAGCCCGATGAGGAGGGAGAAGCCGACGGCTCCCAGCAGCAGGGCGACGAACCCGTAGGCGAGGAAGCGGCCGATGCGGGACGCCCAGGCGCCGACGGACCAGCGCTCGGACGGCGGCGACGGCTCCGTGGAGGAGGGAGGGGCGTCGAGGGTGTCGGGCAGGGGCATCGTGGTCATGTCTCCACTCTGGCGATGGATGCTCGCGCGACCCATCCTGTCACCGGGTGGATCATTGTCGGGCTGGCCCGACGCCGGTGCTGCTCGCGTCGCTGCCATCCGCCTCGGCGAGCGCCCGGGCGCCGTCCCACAGGGTGAGGCAGAAGGGGTGGCCGACGGGATCGGCGCAGACCAGGCAGTGGTCGGCGTTCGACTGGGCGGCGTATCGGGTCGCTCCCGCCGCCAGCACCCGCGGCTCCGCGGCGGTCAGGTCGTCGACGAGGAAGTCGAGGTGGATCTGCATCGGAGGGTCTCCGGACGGCCAGCTCGGCGGCCGGAAGCCGTCCACCTGCTGGAACCCGATCTCGGTGCCGGGGGTCCGGACGGTCGCGAAGCGGGCGTCACCCCGTGCGGTGCCGCCAGTGATCTCCGCGTAGAACCCGGCCAGGGCGAGAGCGTCCGGTGCGTTCACGGTGACGGCGTCGAGCGTGATGGCCGTCGACATCACGCCACGTCCGCATCCTGGTAGGCGGCGATCAGCTCGTTCCAGCGGTCCTCCCAGAGGGACGGGAGGCCGATGAGGGAGCGCGCGAGGTCCTCGAGGTGTGCCTGCCAGCCCGCCCCGTGGGCGGGCAGCTCGGCCACGGGAAGGCCGCGCTCCTCGACCACCAGCCTGGTCCGCTCGCCCTCCTGGGTGAGCCACGCCTCGATCTGCGTCTCCCCGTCGGTCCCGGGGTCCGAGGTGAGTCGGAGGTGACGGGGCGGTTCGCAGGCGTCGATCCGTGCCGGGCCCGACCAGCCGCTGGTTCAGGAGGACCGGACGATCTCGCCGGGGCGCAGATCTCCCGCGACCTCGCCGATCCAGCGTGCGAGGCGCTCGGGCTCGGTGCAGGCGCGCCACAGGTCCTCGATGTCGGTGTCGTAGAGGTCCTCGACCCGTACGGCGCCTCGGGTGTCGTCGATCCGACGCATGCTGCCGATGATGGTCATCTCCGTGCCTTCTTCCCTCGGGCGATCTCGGTGTGGAGAGCGTCGAGCCGGTGCTCCCAGAGCGCGCGATACGCCCCGAGCCACTCGTCCAGCTCGGCCAGCGGCGCGGGGCGCAGGCTGTAGATCCGGCGCTGGGCGTCCTGCTCGACCTCGACCAGTCCGGCGTCCCGCAGCACCCGCAGGTGGCGTGACACCCCCGGCCGGGCGATGGGGAGCGCCTCGGCGAGCTCGCCGACGGTCGCCGGGCGATCCCGGAGGATCTCCAGCACCGTGCGTCGATTCCCGTCGGCCAGGGCCTGCAGCATCGCATCCATGACCTGAATGTATCCGACCGGCTACGTAACCGAAAGGGTACATAAGGGGCCCGGAGTCGGGCCGGCCGGCCCGGCGTCCTCAGGCCCGCTCGCAGATCTCCTTGAGCGTCGCGAGGTCCTCGGCGACGGCGGCGGCGTCCTCAGTGAACTCCTCCTCGGTCATCGTCCCCCGGCGCAGCGTGAACACGACCTCGCACGAGGTGTCGTCGAGGGCCATCACCCGCAGCGGGTTGAGCACGGATTCGCCGCTCGGGAGGGTGACCGTGTGGTCCATGACCCCGTGGACGTTCTCGGGGACGAAGCTGACCAGCACCCGTCCCATCGGCGAGTTCATCGACCACTGGGAGACCTCGCGCTGCACCTCGCTGCCGGCGAGGCCCCCGGCCCAGCGCGGCAGGTTCCGCGGATCGGAGGCGAAGGCGTACACCTCGCGCCAGGGGCGGTCGATGACGACGTCGAGATGACGGGAGCTGCCGGTGGGGGAGACGGGCGCGTCGGGCTCGGTGGTCCGGTCGGTGGGCTTCTCGCTCTCGTTCATGGCCGTGAACCTAACAGACCCGCCGGTCACGCGGCGGCGCCCTCCGAGGCGCTCGCCGGTGCGCTCGGCAGGGCAGTGGTGAGGCGCACGGCCTCCTTCCACGCCGTCGGTGCGAGCCCCTCCTGCGAGGTGAGCACCCCGGGCCGCAGCACGCACGGCGCGTACCAGAGCTCGGAGATCCCGGACAGCTCGCGCGCGAAGGTGCTCACCCCGTTCAGGGCGCGGACCGACCAGCGGGGGATCCGCCACGGCCGGCGGGGGCGCCGTCCGGTCAGCGCCGAGACGGCCCGGATCAGCTCCTGCTGGGTCCGCGCGGGGGCCGACGGGGCGTGCAGGACCGCATCGCCCTCGCCGTGCGCCGTCAGCCGGTCCCCATGGCGGGCGGCGTGGAGCATCGCCCGCGCGAGGTCCGGGACGAAGGTGAGGGTGTGCGGCGCGTCGGGCGCGCCGAACACGATCGGGCGACGCCCGGCGAGGATCGGTTCGATCACCATCGCGCAGGCCACCGAGGCGCCCGTGCCCATCGTCGTCGGTCCCACGAGATCCGAGGCGATGATGCTGAGCGTCTGCGCGGGGTGGGCCCGGCGCTGGGAGAGCAGCGCGATCCGCACCGCGCCCTTGGCGTCCAGCGGCGAGGGCGCGGCGCCCTCGGCCAGGTCGCGGGCCGCGCCCTGGAAGCCGTACATCGACTCCGGGAACACCGCCGGGATGCCCCGCTCGGCTGCGGCATCCAGCACCGCGAGCTCCCGCGGAGGCAGGTCCCGTGCCCACTGCCGGGCGTCGTACGGGGCGTGGAAGCAGGCCTGGATCGAGTCGGCGCCCTCGAGCGCCTCGGCGAGGGCGGCGGGATCCCGGACGTCCCCCGCGATGCGGCGCAGGCCCGGGCTCGGCTCGACCTCGCGCCGGCGCAGCACCGTGACGGCGTCCCCGTCGGCGAGCGCGCGGGCGATGACCTCGCTGCCGATCTGTCCTTCTCCGATGACGAGGTGGTGCATGGCATCCTCCAAGTGTGAGCAGTGCTCTCGAAATGAGGATCTCAGTGAACACCGCTCTCACTCCCGAGTCAAGAGCACTGCTCTCGTTCTGTGGGAGGATGACTCCATGTCTGCTGATCACCCGCCCCACAGCGCCCCTCGCCCGGGCTCCCGCGTCGCCGCTCGGGAGAGGACCATGGCGCGCATCATCGAGCTCGGCAACGCACAGCTGCGCGAGCACGGGGCGGCGGAGCTGAGCGTCCGCGAGATCGCACGAGGGCTGGGCATGGTCTCCTCGGCGATCTACCGCTACGTGACCAGCCGGGACGAGCTGCTCACGCTGCTCATCGTCGACGCCTTCGAGGACCTCGCCGGCACGGTCGAGAACGCCGTCGAGCAGGCCGCGGGGGAGGAGCGGGCCGGGGGCCCGCGAGCACGATTCCTCGCCCTCGGCGACGCGATGAGCGCCTGGGCGATCGCGCACCCTGAGCGCTGGACGCTGCTGTACGGCACCCCGGTGCGCGGCTACGCGGCCCCTGCGGAGAGGACCAACGACGCGGGGACGCGCGTGATCCGGGCGGTGCTCGCCATCGCGGCGGACGCCCACGCGCAGGGCGGCCCGCCGGGCGCGGAGACGGGGCGAGGCGCAGCAGGGGCCGACCTCCCGCCGGGCGTCACCGCGCTGCTCGAGGACCACGTGGACGAGTTCGGGATCGCCACCCCCGCGCACGCGGCGTTCGAGGCGCTCACCGCGTGGAGCAGTCTCGTCGGTGCGATCAGCGTCCACGTGTTCGGCCAGCTCGGCCCCGATGCCGTCGCCGTCGGCGAGCAGATCCTCGCTGCTCAGGTGCGGAGGCTCGCGGACCTCATCGCCCCTCGCTGATCCCGTCGTCGAGGACCCCGATCCCGTCGAGCGCGCCGAGCGCCGTGCGCGCCACGGCGCGGAGGGTCTGCGGCTCGCGCAGCACCGCCCCGTCGGCCGACGGGGCCACCACCACCCAGCGCGCCGCACCGCGCCGGCGCATCCGGCCGATCTCGATGCTGCGGCCCCCGGTCAACGGGATCACCAGGGCACCGCTCGGACCGGTCACCAAGCGTCTGTCCAGCTCAGGGCGGTGTTCGAGCAGGAGGGCGCGGATCGCCTCCCGCTCGGCGAGCGCTGTGCTGCCCGAGGCGGGGTGCGAGAGGATCGAACCCGAGGAAGCCATGCCCTGAGCGTAGGGACGGGGTGCGACAGCCGAGCGATGGCGCGGCCGGTGCTCTCAGGCCTCGACGGCGGGCGCGAGAGCGCGACCATCGCGGCGGGGCGCGCGGCGCGGGGGTGCCTACGATGAGAGGCATGGACCAGCGCACAGAGGACGGCAGCGCGGGCGACGCGGACTACGGAGCCATCGGCTCCGCGTACTCGAGATATCGCCGCCCGGACCCGCGGATCGCGGCCGTGATCGCCGATGCGCTCGGCGAGTCCCGCACCGTGCTCAACGTCGGTGCCGGCACCGGCTCCTACGAGCCGCAGGGCCGCGAGGTCACCGCCGTCGAGCCCTCGGCCGCGATGCGCGCCCAGCGCCCGGAGCATCTGCCCCGCGCCGTGGATGCGACCGCCGAGCAGCTCCCCTTCGCCGACGGCGACTTCGATGCCGCGATGGCCACCTTCAGCGTCCATCAGTGGAAGGACCCCGCCGCCGGGCTGCGTGAGATGCGGCGGGTGACCCGCGGACCCGTCGTGGTCCTCACCTGCGATCCGCGGCGCGTCGAGGAGTTCTGGCTGGCCGAGTACGCCCCCGAGATCCTCGCGGCCGAGGCGCGCCGCTACCCCGCGCTCGAGGATCTCGCCGCCGGGCTCGGGGGCCGGGTCTCGACGAGCACCGTGCTGATCCCGCAGGGATGCACCGACGGATTCACCGAGGCTTACTACGGCCGGCCCGAGAGCCTGCTCGATGCGGAGGCGCAGCTGGCCTGCTCGGCGTGGAACCTCGTCGAACCGGCGGTCATCGACCGCTTCACGCGGCACCTCGCCGCCCATCTGCTCGACGGCACCTGGGATGCCGCGCACGGAGCGCTGCGCACCCGGCCGCGCTACGAGGGATCGCTCGTGCTGCTGGTCTCGCAGCCCTGAGCCCTGGGTCCTGAGCCCTCACTCCCCGAGGATCGCTCCGCGGGACGCGGACTTCACCAGCTGCACGTACTTGCCCAGCACGCCCTTGGTGAACTTCGGCGGCAGCGGCTCCCAGCCCTCCCAGCGGGCGGCCAGCTCCTCCTCATCCACGAGCAGGTCGAGCGCCCCGGTGCTCACGTCCAGGCGGATCCGGTCCCCGTCCCGCACGACGGCGATCGGGCCGCCGTCCACGGCCTCGGGCGCGATGTGCCCGACGCACAGCCCGGTGGTGCCGCCGGAGAAGCGTCCGTCGGTCATCAGCAGCACGTCCTTGCCCAGGCCCGCGCCCTTGATCGCGCCGGTGATCGCGAGCATCTCGCGCATGCCGGGCCCGCCCTTGGGGCCCTCGTAGCGGATCACCACCACGTCGCCGTGGTCGATGGTGCCGTCGTTCAGGGCATCCAGGGCGTGCTGCTCGCGCTCGAACACGCGCGCCGTGCCCTCGAAGACGTCCTCCTCGAAGCCGGCGGACTTCACCACCGCGCCCTCGGGCGCCAGGGAGCCGTGCAGGATCGTGATGCCGCCGGTGGGGGCGATCGGCGCCGAGGCCGGGCGCAGCACCGTGCCGTCGGCCGGCCGCGGCTGCAGCACCTCGAGGTTCTCGGCGATCGTGCGCCCGGTGACCGTCAGGCAGTCCCCGTCCAGCAGGCCCTCGTCCAGCAGCGTCTTCATCACCACCTGGATGCCGCCCACGTGGTCGACGTCGTTCATCACGTAACGGCCGTAGGGCTTGAGATCGGCGAGGTGGGGGACCTTCGCGCCGATCCGGGCGAAGTCGTCCAGGGTGAGGTCCACCTCCGCCTCGTGCGCGATCGCGAGCAGGTGCAGCACCGCGTTGGTCGAGCCGCCGAAGGCCTGGACCACCGCGATCGCGTTCTCGAAGGCGGCCTTGCTCATGATGTCGTGGCTGGTGATGCCCTGGCGGAGCATGCCGACCACGGCCTCGCCCGCGCGCCGTGCGTCCGCGTCGCGGCGGCGATCGGCCGAGGGGGGAGTGGCGGAGCCGGGGATCGACATGCCGATGGCCTCGGCGACCGTCGACATGGTGTTGGCCGTGTAGTAGCCGCCGCAGGCGCCCTCGCCCGGGCAGATCGAGCGCTCGATGCGGCCGACGTCCTCCCGGCTCATCAGCCCGCGCGCGCAGGCGCCGACGGCCTCGAAGCCGTCGATGATCGTCACGTCCTTCTCCTCTCCGGTGGAGAGGGAGACCCGGCCCGGCATGATCGTGCCCGCATAGACGAACACGCTGGCCAGGTCCAGACGGGCCGCGGCCATCAGCATGCCGGGCAGGGACTTGTCGCAGCCGGCCAGCAGCACCGAGCCGTCGAGCCGCTCGGCGCTCATCACCGTCTCGACGCTGTCGGCGATCAGGTCGCGGGAGACGAGCGAGTAGTGCATGCCGTCGTGCCCCATGGAGATGCCGTCGGAGACGGAGATGGTGCCGAACTGCAGCGGGTAGCCGCCGCCGGAATGCACCCCCTCCTTCGCCGCCTGCGCGAGGCGGTCCAGCGACAGGTTGCAGGGGGTGATCTCGTTCCAGGAGCTGGCGATGCCGATCTGCGGCTTGTCCCAGTCAGCGTCACCCATGCCCACCGCGCGCAGCATGCCGCGCGAGACCGTCGCGCCCAGGCCGTCGGTGACCTGGCGGCTGCGCGGTTTGATGTCGGGGGCGGAATCCCGAGTGGTGGCAGGGGCAGTGGTCTCGTCGTCGGCGTCCATGCTCCGACCCTAGGACTCCGCACCCCTGATGTACACGGGCGACGCGCACGGCGCGCCGCGCCGACTCAGCGCACGCGGGGGCGGGGCTCCTCCTCGAGGCGGCGCACCCGGCTGAGCTGGGTGACGTGCTCGGGGCCGAGGTCCTGCAGGGTGGGGACCTGCAGCAGCTTCATGGTGCGCTCCACCTGATCGGAGAGGATCGCGATCGCCCGGTCCACGCCCTGCCGGCCGCCGGCCATGAGGCCGTACAGGTAGGCGCGGCCGATGAGGGTGAAGTCCGCGCCGAGCGCGATCGCGGCGACGATGTCGGCGCCGCTGCGGATCCCGGTGTCCAGGATGATCTCCATGTCATCGCCCACCTCGCGCGCGACCTGGGGCAGAAGGTGGAAGGGGACCGGGGCCCGGTCCAGCTGCCGGCCGCCGTGGTTGGACAGCACGATCGCGTCGACCCCGAGATCCGCGAGCTTCTTCGCGTCCTCGAGCGTCTGGACGCCCTTGACCGCGAACTTCCCCGGCCACATGCGGCGGATCTCGGCGAGGTCCTCGACGTCGATCGAGGGATCCATCGCGGAGTCGAGCAGCTCGCCGACGGTGCCGCCGGTCTGGGACAGGGAGGCGAACTCGAGCTTCGCGGTGGTGAGGAAGTCCCACCACCACCAGGGGCGCGGGATCGCGTTGATGACGGTGCCGAGGCTCAGCTGCGGCGGGATGGAGAAGCCGTTGCGGGAGTCGCGCAGCCGGGCGCCGGCCACGGGGGTGTCCACGGTGAAGTACAGGGTGTCGTAGCCCGCCTGTGCCGCCCGCTCGACGAGGCCGTAGGAGATCTCGCGCTGCTTCATCACGTAGAGCTGGAACCAGTTGCGGCCC comes from Brachybacterium faecium DSM 4810 and encodes:
- a CDS encoding HNH endonuclease (PFAM: HNH endonuclease), translating into MDATNSDGPRPGGDDPRRDAAARPVDVLDTVASTLTEIEASAAARVVLAQLLTATLTAFTRTGSVRDPLPETAPGSPQEALSVLAGLDHLRSSLSAMDAAWQVTAEQRIRRADEQRGVPAAAQGRGANNEIALARRVSPAASSFSLASARRLVQHMPGTVDALWEGAVTAQQASTVAGALSTASPETCRRIDELIRVSPLTLHGKGHKRLRSNIDEMVQRLEPETSRERAERAARGRHLSMTPLADGMARVSAVLRGIDAVGMMSALQAEAESLRAAGAKTSVPALEADLLVDAVLARREGTASSGTAPAAEAMSTEDAARTSSAASAPDAFEGIVPAEELEATAPSEPPRRPRTTPGIEIGIVITERALFDRDDEAESAHLEGYGSIPAHIVRDTLLGRPPGHLRHDEGDHPDEEVSAFFRRLYVNPRTGDLVGMESRARAFPAGLARMIRWRDSTCRTPWCNARIRHSDHVVPYHRGGPTSYANGQGLCVRCNLLKEHGLWLLEVLTGEASSASVSTASGETSGPAQAPGSADAPPAAWVWTSPHGARGISWRPPLLHSATSTAQEPPSSEADEPPAGSPPEADPPPAPPPA
- a CDS encoding response regulator containing a CheY-like receiver domain and an HTH DNA-binding domain (PFAM: Response regulator receiver domain; Bacterial regulatory proteins, luxR family), translated to MRVLIADDSALIREGLRLVLEDNDHEVAGTAATGTELMVRALELRPDLIISDIRMPPSHTDEGLRAAQEIRREWPEAPIVLLSQYVVVGYATELIESGERSTGYLLKDRVFDISAFLESIERVAAGGVAIDPDVVGQVIASRRRTPLDELTPREREVLELMGEGLTNAGISQRLFISGGAVEKHTQRLFAKLGLSEDASVHRRVTAVLTLLGR
- a CDS encoding signal transduction histidine kinase (PFAM: Histidine kinase; Histidine kinase-, DNA gyrase B-, and HSP90-like ATPase), with translation MTTMPLPDTLDAPPSSTEPSPPSERWSVGAWASRIGRFLAYGFVALLLGAVGFSLLIGLLAAGVSSVVVWVGLPILVAGVHVAHGFAGAERALQRAVLGTELPTPEPVRAPSGAGRIRRLLTPLTDPQKWLDSLWVLVNFLLAMVTFPLALAWTLGAIATIGAPLATLVLDRVLPDVQGDGLGTLLGVPEQYALPADLLLQFAIGLVFLLTLGPVVRGLTALHQGVARGLLSSRHQEQQRLLRTEESRAAGRSAESAALRRLERDLHDGPQQRLVRASMDLARVEALAVKDPEKAQAVLRETREQLGLTLDDLRRLSRGIAPPILVDRGLAAALTELAAISPLPTSIECPALDLPEHVEIGIYYVVSESLTNAAKHSDAGSVVVEVARIGDDARVRIEDDGRGGAEMRTGGGLAGLAGRVASLEGRLTVTSPTEQGTRVEAVIPCGS
- a CDS encoding transcriptional regulator, ArsR family (PFAM: Bacterial regulatory protein, arsR family) is translated as MDAMLQALADGNRRTVLEILRDRPATVGELAEALPIARPGVSRHLRVLRDAGLVEVEQDAQRRIYSLRPAPLAELDEWLGAYRALWEHRLDALHTEIARGKKARR
- a CDS encoding nucleoside-diphosphate-sugar epimerase (PFAM: NAD dependent epimerase/dehydratase family) produces the protein MHHLVIGEGQIGSEVIARALADGDAVTVLRRREVEPSPGLRRIAGDVRDPAALAEALEGADSIQACFHAPYDARQWARDLPPRELAVLDAAAERGIPAVFPESMYGFQGAARDLAEGAAPSPLDAKGAVRIALLSQRRAHPAQTLSIIASDLVGPTTMGTGASVACAMVIEPILAGRRPIVFGAPDAPHTLTFVPDLARAMLHAARHGDRLTAHGEGDAVLHAPSAPARTQQELIRAVSALTGRRPRRPWRIPRWSVRALNGVSTFARELSGISELWYAPCVLRPGVLTSQEGLAPTAWKEAVRLTTALPSAPASASEGAAA
- a CDS encoding transcriptional regulator, tetR family (PFAM: Bacterial regulatory proteins, tetR family), producing the protein MSADHPPHSAPRPGSRVAARERTMARIIELGNAQLREHGAAELSVREIARGLGMVSSAIYRYVTSRDELLTLLIVDAFEDLAGTVENAVEQAAGEERAGGPRARFLALGDAMSAWAIAHPERWTLLYGTPVRGYAAPAERTNDAGTRVIRAVLAIAADAHAQGGPPGAETGRGAAGADLPPGVTALLEDHVDEFGIATPAHAAFEALTAWSSLVGAISVHVFGQLGPDAVAVGEQILAAQVRRLADLIAPR
- a CDS encoding methylase involved in ubiquinone/menaquinone biosynthesis (PFAM: Methyltransferase domain) produces the protein MDQRTEDGSAGDADYGAIGSAYSRYRRPDPRIAAVIADALGESRTVLNVGAGTGSYEPQGREVTAVEPSAAMRAQRPEHLPRAVDATAEQLPFADGDFDAAMATFSVHQWKDPAAGLREMRRVTRGPVVVLTCDPRRVEEFWLAEYAPEILAAEARRYPALEDLAAGLGGRVSTSTVLIPQGCTDGFTEAYYGRPESLLDAEAQLACSAWNLVEPAVIDRFTRHLAAHLLDGTWDAAHGALRTRPRYEGSLVLLVSQP
- a CDS encoding dihydroxyacid dehydratase (PFAM: Dehydratase family~TIGRFAM: dihydroxy-acid dehydratase), with translation MDADDETTAPATTRDSAPDIKPRSRQVTDGLGATVSRGMLRAVGMGDADWDKPQIGIASSWNEITPCNLSLDRLAQAAKEGVHSGGGYPLQFGTISVSDGISMGHDGMHYSLVSRDLIADSVETVMSAERLDGSVLLAGCDKSLPGMLMAAARLDLASVFVYAGTIMPGRVSLSTGEEKDVTIIDGFEAVGACARGLMSREDVGRIERSICPGEGACGGYYTANTMSTVAEAIGMSIPGSATPPSADRRRDADARRAGEAVVGMLRQGITSHDIMSKAAFENAIAVVQAFGGSTNAVLHLLAIAHEAEVDLTLDDFARIGAKVPHLADLKPYGRYVMNDVDHVGGIQVVMKTLLDEGLLDGDCLTVTGRTIAENLEVLQPRPADGTVLRPASAPIAPTGGITILHGSLAPEGAVVKSAGFEEDVFEGTARVFEREQHALDALNDGTIDHGDVVVIRYEGPKGGPGMREMLAITGAIKGAGLGKDVLLMTDGRFSGGTTGLCVGHIAPEAVDGGPIAVVRDGDRIRLDVSTGALDLLVDEEELAARWEGWEPLPPKFTKGVLGKYVQLVKSASRGAILGE
- a CDS encoding alpha-hydroxyacid dehydrogenase, FMN-dependent L-lactate dehydrogenase (PFAM: FMN-dependent dehydrogenase), with the protein product MVQRQIPRPAEILELMTFKPIDLDGKRRRLSSALTIEDLRTIAKRRTPAAAFDYTDGAAEGEISMDRSVEAFEDIEFHPSILHDVSTVDTTAQILGGSSAQPFGIAPTGFTRLMQTEGEIAGASAAGAAGIPFTLSTLGTTSIEEVHAANPLGRNWFQLYVMKQREISYGLVERAAQAGYDTLYFTVDTPVAGARLRDSRNGFSIPPQLSLGTVINAIPRPWWWWDFLTTAKLEFASLSQTGGTVGELLDSAMDPSIDVEDLAEIRRMWPGKFAVKGVQTLEDAKKLADLGVDAIVLSNHGGRQLDRAPVPFHLLPQVAREVGDDMEIILDTGIRSGADIVAAIALGADFTLIGRAYLYGLMAGGRQGVDRAIAILSDQVERTMKLLQVPTLQDLGPEHVTQLSRVRRLEEEPRPRVR